AGCAGGGCGAGGCATACAATGAAATCCACGCGAATGACCAGTATAGTAGGTCCAGCGTGTGTCAAACGGACGGTAGCAAATTGGTGTTACGTGTTGTTCAGTATCGAGATTATTACGGAGGTCCGCTTGGGCAAGGTGAATTTGCCAATCCCGACTATCTCTGGGTAACCTGTATCTCTCCCGCGCTTCGTCCACAGAAAGTGAAACAAAACCCGTTACCGTTTCGCGAACATTTTCGGGGGATTGATGAATTGTTAATCTGTCTCGTGCTGTGACAACACCAATTGAGCTGGTTTGAAAAATGTCAGTAATACTCCATCCTGCTTCGTATTCTGTTCTCCAAGCAGTGACTTGCGGCACCAAAAGATAATACGGTGATACTGGTTGCAGTTCATACCACTCAGTGGTTTGAACATCAATTTCCGAAAGCATGTTGTACCTTTCCTCTCGAGATCCCCACATATCTGAGTAATAGACTTTTGCTGGATCAAGGTTATCGCGTTCTTTGACACATAACAGAATAGTAACACCTTGTATAATGTCAAACACATTTTCATCTCTTTGCCCTATAGGAATAGCTTCCGTTCTTCTGTTGCTTCCATGTAAGTTGAGAATATAAACAGCGTTGAAACTCTCCAAGAGACTTTGGCGCATGCCGCGAGCAGTAGGAGCATCAAGAAAATTGTTGTTGACAATATAACCAACAACACCCTCGCCGTTCTTATCAATTCGCCACTGTGCCCAACGGATAAACTTCACGTAATCATCCTGAAGTGCTCTCGGGTTTATCTCACCAAGTAGTTCTCCATCTACTTGTCTGTAATCTTCCATGAGTTCACCGATAAAAGTTAGCTCTCCTCCTACACGACTGGGATTGGCAGAATGTTGCTTATAAGGCGGATTCCCAAGAATGACAAGCAACGGTTCATCACGTTTCACCGACAACGCAGCGTTTGCCTCGTCAGAAATAAACTCCGCAAAGGGCAACGGGGGCTGCATCTCCGCGGGTTGCTCCAACGTATTCGTGAGATAGATACCGAGCCGTTCATCCGCACCCCATCCTTGCGATTGTAAGAACAGTCCCAACTTCAGATGCGCAATCGTATAAGGGGCAACGAGTAGTTCAAACCCAAAAATCCGTTTAACCAGTTCGGCGTTGACATACTGCGCCCACTCCGCCGTACCGTAGGTTTGCGTCACAGACGCTTGGATATGCTCCAATACCGTCAACAGAAAACCACCCGTCCCTGTCGCAGGGTCAAGGATGAGCGTGTTGTCATCGGCAAGACCGTCCGGTCTGTCTAATTCCGTTTTCAACAGACTGTCCACAGACCTAACGATATAGGAGATAACCTGTGGTGGTGTGTAATAGACACCGCGATCGACGCGCCGCTGCGGATCGTATTCAGCGAGGAAGGTCTCGTAGAAATGGATAACGGGGTCTTCAAATTGATTCCGACCCGCAAACGCCGTGCGGAGCATCTCCGCTGGAACGTTTCGGAGGAGTGCTGAGATCTCGTCCAGAATATAGGTAACGTTTGCCTCGAGCCGCGGTGAGGCGATATGATGAAAGAGTTCAATGAGAAACGGGTTTGATCTCGGCAGCGCATCTACAGCCGTGTGTCGAGAGAAGTTCGTGGCATTCGGGAGTGTGCAGCGCGCCGCAAATAATCCATACGCAAGCGTCTGTGCATACATATCCGCAAAATCGTCAGGGGTCAATGTAGACAGGAGGAGCTCCTTGAATGCTGAGAACATCCTGTAGATGTCGCTACCTTCATCCACGAGCGTCGTTGCGACTTGGGTCTGTAGTTCCCGCGTCCGTCTGGCGAGGTATCCCGCGAGTGCCTCTGGCGTGGCAATCTGAATATCTCCAGCGTCCAGAAACCGCTCCAGTAATGTCTCGAAATCTTCAGTGCCATCCCCAACGCGTGCCTCTGCACGCTGCCGACCATCCGTCCACAACTGGAAATCAACGAAATTCGTCAGGATAAAGTTATCAAGGTTTTCGGTAAAACGCGCGTTCTGTTCTCTGGCGTGTCCCGTGAGATTGTTCAGATCTCTGCCGTACGCTTCTGCTTCAATATAACCGATGGGCAGCAAGCCATCCATCGCGACGAAATCCGGTCTGCCAATCTGATCCAATCGCCTCGGCTCTTGGACGAAGCGGACAGTGTTTCTACGAAAATGGTTAACGGAGAGTTCCTCAAGGAAGGCTTGGAGGTGTGGGAATAGCGAAAGTTCTGGCGTTGCCGCTGCACTCTCTTGTGTGCGGCGTATCCTCTGTAGGTAACGGTTACAATGTGTTTGAAAGTTCATGTTCTGCATTATACGCTTTCTGGGTCTTCTGTGCAAGGCTTTTGTCAAGGCTATAGCAGAAACCGATTGACACGATTAACATACTATGTTATGTTTCAAGCAGACGACTTACTTTTCAGGAGGCTCTATCGTGAAAGCGGCACAATTTTACGGCGGAAAAGACATTAGAGTTGAAACCGTACCAGATCCAACCCCTGAAGACGGACAAGTGCTGGTGCAGGTAGAAGCGGCAGGGATCTGTGGCAGCGATCTACACGGATACCACCATCAACCAGAGCAACCTTTATCGCCCCGTATCGGTGGACATGAGTTGATGGGAGAAATTATTGATATAGGTAGCAGTGTTACAGGCTATGACAAAGGGGCGCGCGTGGCGGTTGAACCGATTACCCCGTGTAATGATTGCCCGGAGTGCTACACCGGTAATTATAACATCTGTGTGAATTTGCGGCATGGTGGGGGCGGTTTTGCGGAATTTATGGTCGCACGGACACCCAATGTCTATGCTTTGCCAGAGAGCGTCTCTGCTGAAGGGGGTGCGTTGGCAGAGGTCTACGCTGTAGCGGTTCATGCTGTCAACAGAGCGATGGTATCACCGGGGGATCGCGTTGCCATTATCGGAAGTGGTCCTGTCGGATTGACGATTGCCCAGGTTGCGGATGTCGCAGGGGCGACCTCTATTGCTATGCTCGGAAAACCAGACGGACCGATACAGATCGCGCACGAAGCGGTGAGGGCTGTGCCTATTAATGTGGATAAGACGAACCCTGTCGAGGCGATTATGGACTGGAGCGATGGTAGAGGGGCGGATGTTGTTTTTGAAGCCGTCGGTGGCACGGCGAACACGCTGGAACAGGCGACGGAGATCGCGTCAAAACGCGGGACGGTCTGTATGGTCGGTGGGCATCGTACGCCACTCACCTTTACAGAACGGTTTGCCCGGAGTCGAGAGCTGACAGTCGTCTGGTCATTCTGTTACGGCAGACGCGGCGGAAAGACGGAATTTCAAGTGGCTATCGACCTACTCGCCGCGGGTAAACTCGATCCGAATCCGTTGGTTACACACAGGTTTAACTTGGACGATATTAGTGAGGCATTCGCTGTTGCAGCAGGTCGCGATGAACACGGGTCTGTTAAAGTGCTAGTGACACCGAATGATTAGCAGTCAGCGGTCAGGTCGCTGCGCTTTCAGCCATCAGTTGTTGGTATACCGATAACTGACAACTGACAGCCGATAGTTTCCGACAGCGAATAAAAGGATATAAAAATGGAAAATCTTAAACTGCTCGTATTTGTCGGAACGGAAGGTATTTAT
This genomic interval from Candidatus Poribacteria bacterium contains the following:
- a CDS encoding N-6 DNA methylase, with the translated sequence MQNMNFQTHCNRYLQRIRRTQESAAATPELSLFPHLQAFLEELSVNHFRRNTVRFVQEPRRLDQIGRPDFVAMDGLLPIGYIEAEAYGRDLNNLTGHAREQNARFTENLDNFILTNFVDFQLWTDGRQRAEARVGDGTEDFETLLERFLDAGDIQIATPEALAGYLARRTRELQTQVATTLVDEGSDIYRMFSAFKELLLSTLTPDDFADMYAQTLAYGLFAARCTLPNATNFSRHTAVDALPRSNPFLIELFHHIASPRLEANVTYILDEISALLRNVPAEMLRTAFAGRNQFEDPVIHFYETFLAEYDPQRRVDRGVYYTPPQVISYIVRSVDSLLKTELDRPDGLADDNTLILDPATGTGGFLLTVLEHIQASVTQTYGTAEWAQYVNAELVKRIFGFELLVAPYTIAHLKLGLFLQSQGWGADERLGIYLTNTLEQPAEMQPPLPFAEFISDEANAALSVKRDEPLLVILGNPPYKQHSANPSRVGGELTFIGELMEDYRQVDGELLGEINPRALQDDYVKFIRWAQWRIDKNGEGVVGYIVNNNFLDAPTARGMRQSLLESFNAVYILNLHGSNRRTEAIPIGQRDENVFDIIQGVTILLCVKERDNLDPAKVYYSDMWGSREERYNMLSEIDVQTTEWYELQPVSPYYLLVPQVTAWRTEYEAGWSITDIFQTSSIGVVTARDRLTIHQSPENVRETVTGFVSLSVDEARERYRLPRDSRDWQIHLAQADLRNNLDTEQHVTPICYRPFDTRWTYYTGHSRGFHCMPRPANMSHLRRENFALCVCRIVKSPVWQHALITDKITDNCYISNTTSESAHVFPLYLYPNPEELGLETERSVNFKPPFLTALSKALELPQVETFSLPEGVSPEEILAYIYAILYSPTYRERYYDFLKYDFPRIPLPQDIEQFQTLAALGQRLMDWHLLKDVSVPPRHRFEGEGDGVVGRVRYVDDKVWINTSQYFTDVPEEVWGYEIGSYRVCEKWLRDRKGVVLRYEDVRRYRAILVAVAETLGVMREIDEVLEF
- a CDS encoding alcohol dehydrogenase catalytic domain-containing protein translates to MKAAQFYGGKDIRVETVPDPTPEDGQVLVQVEAAGICGSDLHGYHHQPEQPLSPRIGGHELMGEIIDIGSSVTGYDKGARVAVEPITPCNDCPECYTGNYNICVNLRHGGGGFAEFMVARTPNVYALPESVSAEGGALAEVYAVAVHAVNRAMVSPGDRVAIIGSGPVGLTIAQVADVAGATSIAMLGKPDGPIQIAHEAVRAVPINVDKTNPVEAIMDWSDGRGADVVFEAVGGTANTLEQATEIASKRGTVCMVGGHRTPLTFTERFARSRELTVVWSFCYGRRGGKTEFQVAIDLLAAGKLDPNPLVTHRFNLDDISEAFAVAAGRDEHGSVKVLVTPND